A window from Nycticebus coucang isolate mNycCou1 chromosome X, mNycCou1.pri, whole genome shotgun sequence encodes these proteins:
- the PNMA6A gene encoding paraneoplastic antigen-like protein 6A — MAVTMLQDWCRWMGVSARKGLLILGIPEDCGEAEFQESLEAALWPMGHFTVLGKVFREEDNATAALVELDREVNYALVPREIPGTGGPWPVVFVPRCSGEEFLGRVFHFLEQQGQTVESVAGALGLGLRRVCWLRSVSQAVQPWVETVRYERLGLFSGRDQPAPGEESFEAWLDHTTDMLHVWQGVSERERRRRLLESLRGTALQLVHGLLAENPARTAQDCLTALIQVFGDNDSQATIRVKCLTAQQQSGERLSAFVLRLEVLLQKAIEKGALARASVDHVRLRQVLTRANLIEPLDEALRKLRMVGRSPTFLEMLGLVRESEAWEASLARSVRAQAGEVAGAQADAQAVARANANAEDEKVEKEEVQVEEEEEEEEVVEEEEDNDDENGHDPAAVGLEGLGQAGPTEAPGGPSPAQMGSASGASPGGPGWVPDSRAQAAEQEAEEPPLEGLKPIPEESENEDGAGDMNPPESSLGK, encoded by the coding sequence ATGGCGGTGACGATGCTGCAGGACTGGTGCAGGTGGATGGGCGTCAGCGCCCGCAAGGGCCTGCTTATCCTGGGCATCCCTGAGGACTGTGGTGAAGCCGAATTCCAGGAGTCCCTGGAGGCCGCCCTGTGGCCTATGGGCCACTTTACCGTCTTGGGCAAAGTGTTTCGAGAGGAGGATAATGCCACTGCAGCCCTGGTCGAGCTTGACCGGGAAGTCAACTATGCTTTGGTCCCCAGGGAAATCCCAGGCACCGGGGGGCCCTGGCCCGTGGTCTTTGTGCCACGTTGCTCAGGCGAGGAGTTCCTGGGTCGTGTGTTTCACTTCCTGGAGCAACAGGGCCAGACGGTGGAGAGTGTGGCGGGCGCCCTTGGCCTGGGGCTGCGCAGGGTGTGTTGGCTCCGCTCGGTCAGTCAGGCGGTCCAGCCCTGGGTGGAGACGGTGAGGTATGAGCGCCTGGGCCTGTTTTCTGGGAGGGACCAGCCAGCCCCAGGGGAGGAGTCCTTTGAGGCCTGGCTAGACCACACCACCGACATGCTGCACGTGTGGCAGGGGGTctcagaaagggagaggaggaggaggctgctGGAAAGCTTGAGGGGGACGGCCCTGCAGCTTGTGCATGGGCTCCTGGCAGAGAACCCTGCCAGGACAGCCCAGGACTGCCTGACGGCTTTGATCCAGGTGTTTGGAGACAACGACTCCCAAGCGACCATCAGGGTGAAGTGTTTGACTGCTCAGCAGCAGTCAGGCGAGCGCCTCTCAGCTTTCGTCTTGCGGCTGGAAGTCCTGTTGCAGAAAGCCATCGAGAAGGGTGCCCTGGCCAGAGCATCTGTCGACCACGTGCGCCTGAGGCAGGTGCTTACCAGGGCCAACCTTATAGAGCCTCTGGATGAAGCGCTGAGGAAGCTGAGAATGGTGGGGAGGTCTCCAACATTCCTGGAGATGCTGGGGCTGGttcgggagtctgaggcatgGGAGGCCAGTCTAGCCCGGAGCGTGAGAGCCCAGGCGGGGGAAGTGGCCGGTGCCCAGGCTGATGCCCAGGCTGTTGCCAGAGCTAACGCTAACGCAGAGGATGAGAAGGTAGAGAAGGAGGAGgtgcaggtggaggaggaggaggaggaggaggaggtggtggaAGAAGAAGAGGACAACGATGATGAGAATGGCCATGACCCCGCTGCTGTAGGCCTCGAAGGCCTAGGTCAGGCAGGGCCCACTGAGGCCCCCGGgggcccctccccagcccagatGGGCAGTGCATCTGGGGCCAGCCCAGGGGGTCCTGGCTGGGTGCCTGATAGCCGTGCCCAGGCAGCAGAGCAGGAGGCCGAGGAGCCCCCGCTGGAGGGGCTCAAACCCATCCCGGAGGAGTCAGAAAACGAGGACGGGGCTGGGGACATGAATCCCCCCGAGTCCTCCTTGGGCAAATAG